Part of the Leptidea sinapis chromosome 11, ilLepSina1.1, whole genome shotgun sequence genome is shown below.
TTACTAATGTTAAGGTAATGTGAAGGGTTTTCCGTCATTTACATCTAAAAAGATCACTGaataaatgttcaaaataaaagatatttgcCTCGCTTGTTGGACGAACGACATAATATGCTTCTGCTTCTAATACCAAGGGTTTCCTCATTATTCTGAACAGAGAATTTAAGATACCAAAGGCGTTCTCCACAACttttttgtgtggtaaaggtggAGAAAAGggggtacgggtcacctggtgttaagtgatcaccaccgcccacattctgttgcaacaccagaggaatcacagaagcgttgccggcttttaaggaaggtgtacatgctttttttttgaagatacccatgccataacgtcccggaaataccgcacaaggtagctcattccacagctttgtagtacatggaagaaagctccatgaaaatcgcactgtggaggaccacacATCCtgctaaggtggaattcggcggcaggaatcaggtgaaacagctcttcggaacactccccgtgataaatgcggtatacagtgaagcgacgtctctacgcaacgccaagtgatccaggcgTTTAAGAGTTAAAATATACCCATGTAGTGATTTATAAATGTAacataatgatatttttttttgtacgtaTGAGGTATTGTTATCcaaacttataatatactagtggtTGCCCAGAAGTCGAGATTCGaccataatttaatttttaagttggaactttataaaagtttatttgtcaaagacctctactgtatatgtgtgtgtatgttgtgTGTCattcaagcagtaatgtgtgtaatatttttttaagtaatgtaTTTATAAGGCATTTTATATGAGAAAAATACTTTTTCTCCATATACGATTACGATtacgtattaatatataaagaatGGGTGTTAAGCTGATAAATCTTAGTATGTTGAACTGTCAAGTTGTAGCTTCAtcacaggatctattttacagttgatggCCTGTATCTGGGCCTGCTAAACCCCAATGATTCTATGCAATTCTTCCTACCGTGGCTCCTGTAGATGGGGCACCACTTTCAGCCAATGTCATGTTACATTAGACCACCAAGCTTTAGAGTGTGTTATTTGATCGGTGTTAATGAATTTACCAGTGCATACGGTAATGATCGGTGCCAAGATTAAACTAGGGAGAAGAGGCATTTTATAGAGgtgtgtggggggggggggggggtgttaTTTTAGGAGGATATTATTTAACGAATTAagtttaaatagtttttgtttctttaacTGTATAAGCCCTTaacaatatgttgtttttaaagtgatagccctcacttctaggattaatacacaaataaaattttgaagaacaaaattttatgaacgattcgaatcccgcatcgtcaatattttgcatattaggaaattgacttgagatgtcgctctgtTATGTTATATCTATTATGTTTttcgatgcgggattcgaatcgttcataaaattttgtttttcaactgacatacataattttgtttttcaaatttcataacatattgttaagatttacaagagcgacatctcaagtcaatttcctaatatgcaaaatattgggtttgagcaggttatcaactgtaaagtagatctgtagatgaagccacaacctgagagttgaacaaagcaaacagaattttataacgaggcggtactcgaacggttagctcagttggctagagcaccggcacggaacgccggaggtcgtgggttcgaatcccccatcgtttataaaattttgtttttcaaaattttatttgtgtataaaccCTGTTTtagaattatctataaaaactattaagctttaaattaagttttacaGTAACACCAATTTTCTTATTGTTCAGCACAAATGGCGGTTGGCACAAAATTCCATAACACTCTGAAGAACTACTTTACTCAGCCTCAGAGTCAGCTGCGAATCGAGAGTGATGTGGAGGGCGTCTGGGCGTCGGTGTCGGAGATATTAAAACATATATCTTCACCAAAGGCCATAGAGTCCAATGTGGTTCATCCAGTTTTGAAGTATCGAGGGATTTTTGATGCTATCGCTGATTATGAGtaagtttttaaatatcatGGTACCATTAAGACACAGTTCAGAAAACAACAGTGTAGTTtcgaacataatatattacatgtTCCAGCTGTCGGAGAGACACTTCTCACTGAATATCAAAAACTCGTTACGCACTGATATAAATGATCAATTACTCACTTATCCTTTCACTTGTTATATCGCACTGAATGCCTCCAGGAATGCTCAGTTACTGAATGAATCaatggaataaaaataaaaaaatcttggtgctttttgaataatgaacGATGAAAAAACATtacgtgcgtacaaagtacacgtCAGAGGTGAAATTTCTTtcgaaaactaatttttaaatctcgtttatattaattacctaATCTATTCTCTAAACCAAAcatgttttttgtcaatattagaaattaaaaGATGTTCTACTAACTCGCGGCCACGCGCTAATCCTGCACAATCCAACGCTAGTAGGGATGATGTTCTACGTTTTTCGCGGCTTTATGACAaagacgttatgcgacagaattgccatctaagtacaaatatttaactactaaaccaATACAGCAACCAATAGCGAGTATTTTTTCTCGAATTCCCTTACTCTCTCTCAATTTTTTTCACTAGTTTTCTCCCACCTCTCGCTCTCATGGCGCTGTGCGTGATGCGACGTTCGTTCTATCTcacactctctctctctcaatcTTTCTCATTTGCTGCCTCCCTACTCTCGCTCCATGACCTATGTGTttcatgctacgttcgccctttTTCACTCTCTCGATCGGTCTCAATCGACAAAAACGCTGCACATCTTCGTGAcgctaatatttatttcatattattattattgcgtttcatccgtaaaaaattTACCCTCATGTGCctgtttcacttcaataaataatttatacaaattggCCCCCAAattcatacatatatatatatattcattgatGTCATCATATATTTTGGGAATTGTTTGATATTGCCATTATATTACTCACACACCACTTAAATGACTTGTTAATACTCgagtcttttttttaaatgaaaataagggacaagacgagcaggacgttcagctgatggtaattgatacgccctgcccattacaatgcagtgccgctcaggattcttgaaaccccaaaaattctgagcggcactacaactgcgctcgtcaccttgagacaagatgttaagtctcatttgcccagtaattttaaaagctacggcgcccttcagaccgaaacacagtaatgcttacacattactgcttcacggcataaataggcgccgctgtggtgcccataatctaatCGGCAtcctgcaaaggagcctcccactggagccTGGGAGTTAAAAACAGCAGATGGATAGCTAATTGGATTTAATActattaatagtttaaaatatttacttacaggGATAAGCCTACATTAATAGAATGGAAGAAATCTGACAAACCACGAAAGTCCTTAGCCTTAACATATGATAATCCGGTACAGCTTGCCGCATACTATGGTGGTGTGAGCAACGATCTGAATTACAAACATTTAAATGTGAAAGATGCCCTACTCGTTATAGCCTATACTGACGGATCGAAGGCCGATGTGTATCACCTCTCCAACGACAAGCTGAGGGAGCATTGGGCCCAGTGGCTCATAAGACTTGAAGAGTACATGATAAAGTATGGCAAAGATGCAGAGAAAATTCTCAAAGGGGGTAAGCGTCTTTTTGAATTGGAAATTGGGAGTCTATAAATGATTAAGGTTAGTCTTCGTAAGGATTGAGATGCTGATTCCTGATGATATTGCACGATAGTTTTCATAACATATTTTGTAGATGCCAGACTTACTAATTAAATTCGAAACCATCTGCATTATCAAATGTGTTTTAAGTTTTGTGTggatattcatatatatatctgagaaaaaatttcaaatgttGTGTGTTAAGTTTACTTATGTGTGGTCAACTTAAGAATACAGACTTTTAAACTGGGCGGATACCCCCCAGTACCATCTCATTTCATTTGACTACATTCAATTAAGAGCGGTCCGAATCaaattaggatgtcatccccaccatctgaatgtgtggcgttcctccacagtgcggttttcaaggagctttcttccacgtactaaaaagctgtggaatgaacttccttgtgcgatctttccggaacgatacgacatgggcaccttaaaaaaagtgcgtacagtTACCTTAAAgtctggcaacgctcctgtaattcctctggtgttgcaagagaatgtggacgacgctaatcacttaacaccaggtaacccgtacgctcgtttgtcctcctttcccaTAAAAAGAAATTATCGACGATCAAGTAGTGTGAGGTATGTGGGGTCTCTCTACATCTTCTACGGTATACTTGATGGGGAGGGCTCAGGCTAATACTAGCAGCCAATTTTTACCAGTGGACATTACGTCAATAGAAATACCGTATCACGTTGATGTGTATGTCATTAAACAACCGCGCACAGCCAATTTGTGAAGCCATCTGCGGGCTGCTGTATTCCAGAATAGATACGACTTTACGATACAACGGTACCTTCAAGtttagagcatactcccatcttACAATCGGCATCTCTCTGACCTTTGGTATTACTGATGTACACGGACAGCTGTTTTTGTTTACTTTGCATCTCTACTTAGTTTTCTCCGTTGGCCCTCTCTTATGTAGAAAACtatattcttataaatatttgttacgaTCTGgtcatataaatacattttcattgtaCACAATAGCTACAGCTACTGGGAATTTC
Proteins encoded:
- the LOC126966681 gene encoding mitochondrial genome maintenance exonuclease 1-like isoform X3, giving the protein MWQNTHRCLNSAGGLLNNIIFRGLKTSSWVCAAQSFPAVPGFESDDRILTIKQHQNDYTKQFPSVTLILNKTMTEDSRKALEKWKKERIEEMGLEEFNRFYEAQMAVGTKFHNTLKNYFTQPQSQLRIESDVEGVWASVSEILKHISSPKAIESNVVHPVLKYRGIFDAIADYEDKPTLIEWKKSDKPRKSLALTYDNPVQLAAYYGGVSNDLNYKHLNVKDALLVIAYTDGSKADVYHLSNDKLREHWAQWLIRLEEYMIKYGKDAEKILKGETEPRKDGTLLD